GGTAGTGGGTGATTGTGGCTACTTTGACTCACTGTAGAGGCCTGACTGCCCTTCTCGCCTACACTTCCAGGAACCATGGCGGCGGGGGTAGCAGCGTGGCTGCCCTTTGCAAGGGCAGCAGCCATTGGGTGGATGCCTGTGGCCTCCGGGCCCATGCCAGCACCCCCAAGGCAGGAGAGGAAAAGGACTCAAGATGCTCTAATTGTGCTCAATGTGAGTGGCACCCGTTTCCAGACGTGGCAGGACACCCTGGAACGTTATCCGGACACTCTGCTGGGCAGTTCTGAGAGGGACTTCTTCTACCATCCAGAAACTCAGCAGTATTTTTTTGACCGTGACCCAGACATCTTCCGCCACATCCTGAATTTCTACCGCACTGGGAAGCTCCACTATCCTCGCCACGAGTGCATCTCTGCTTATGACGAAGAACTGGCTTTCTTTGGCCTCATCCCTGAAATTATTGGAGACTGCTGTTACGAGGAGTACAAGGACCGCCGGCGAGAGAACGCGGAGCGCCTGCAGGACGACGCCGACACTGACAACACCGGGGAGAGCGCGCTGCCCACCATGACCGCGCGGCAGAGGGTCTGGCGGGCATTTGAGAACCCCCATACCAGCACGATGGCCCTGGTGTTCTACTATGTTACCGGGTTCTTCATCGCCGTCTCCGTCATCGCTAACGTGGTAGAAACAGTGCCCTGCGGGTCTAGCCCAGGTCACATTAAAGAGCTGCCCTGTGGGGAGCGCTATGCAGTGGCCTTCTTTTGCTTGGACACAGCCTGCGTCATGATCTTCACAGTTGAGTACCTGCTTCGCCTGGCTGCAGCCCCCAGTCGTTACCGTTTTGTACGTAGTGTCATGAGTATCATCGACGTGGTGGCCATCCTACCTTATTACATTGGGCTAGTGATGACGGACAACGAGGACGTCAGCGGAGCGTTTGTCACCCTCCGCGTGTTCCGGGTCTTCCGGATCTTTAAGTTTTCCCGCCACTCTCAAGGCCTGCGCATCCTGGGGTACACACTGAAGAGTTGTGCCTCAGAGTTGGGCTTCTTGCTCTTCTCGCTCACCATGGCTATCATCATTTTCGCTACAGTTATGTTCTATGCGGAGAAGGGGTCTTCTGCCAGCAAGTTCACCAGCATTCCCGCAGCCTTCTGGTATACCATCGTCACCATGACAACACTAGGGTAGGTGCCATCAAGGGAAATGGGATAGAGGTTGGATCCTATATGAGGGGATAGTGGACCCATTAGGGTTATGTAGTAATTCaaaggaaatgtattttctctttccaGATGGATTTAGGAAGGCATTATCTAAATGGTTTTGAAGAATCTTTTGATCTATTAAATGGGTATGGTAGAGAAACTGAAGTACGTAGGGAGTTGTGTTGCTGGCAGATGCTGAGTATTGATGCCTGAAAGTTATAAACAAAGCTGAAAATTTCTGCATGTAGGAAAAGGTCATCAAAATTGTATGtatgaatacataaaaatatgataatgaaaacaaaatttgtaCCCAAATAAATGTATGAATATACACAATATCAATTGAAATGCCCAGCAAGTGTTTCAGTGTATTCAAATGAAGTTTCCATATgtatttgaaatgttattttcataTGTATAGATACTTTTGGCATATGTTTTCCTTCTAAGAGTCATCATTCTTATTTTACAACATCATAAAACATAGATTATAGATATCAATATAAAAGGATTTTTATCCTTTGATAAAATAATTCATATGTGCATATTCATATCCATATATATGCATTCTCATAATGGCTGATAAGGTTATGCAGTGTTAGAATATCAGGGCTGAATCTGATCAATCAtccagaatgcagtggaatgatatTTGCAGGATATTTAAGACTCTAGATTCATAGTttcacaaaaagaagaaaatgactgTTATGTACACATTTTTGAGAAACTACAAATCCCGTCAGGCAATAGGCCCATGAACATTAAATATGCGTGAAAGGTTACAACAATATCTAGTGAGATTGATGGTCACCAAGAGGTGGTTGCATTATAGAATTTTGtgcattttaatttccttctaGAAGTCTTCTGTGCATTCTTGTATTTGGGATAACGGTGTTTTACAACCAAAGGGGCATACTctgaattaatgtttttttttaaataaattttaagctagaattaagattttttttagatggtataaaaaaagaaaaagtgtgaaATGATTATTAACGTTAAACTGCAGAAAAGTAGCAGAATGTACATATTAGAGAATCTACTAAAATAAAATGGTTAGAGCCTTTTACTTTTATGAGTTCTTTGGTCAGCCAAGTAGTGATAGTGCCCTTTCTTCAGCTTTAAGATGCTTTTCTTGAACAGCTGATCAGTGCAGTAAGGTTTTGGTGATGGTTGTAAGAAAAGTTATTCCCAAGGCTACTTTTCAGTTTTGTGTTTCCGGCTAATTTAATTGCCGCCTTTAAGTGACAGTGTGGTTAAAGTCAActtaattttactagacatatTGTGTTGAATAGAATTTCTCATGCTATCATATGGCCAACtaatggaatattttaaatgtgaagAATTGTTTTGGCTAAGTTAATTAAGAAATCATGCTATAGGAAAATACAGGAACTTAAGATTTTGATTCAGTCTCATATAATTTTTGAAGACCTACTAGagcattttcaaaaatgaattgGTGAAGATCCATATCCTACTGCTTTTATTTCCTGTGGTGATTTTGTGACAAATTTTAAAGAAGGTGCAGAATGCCTTAGCAGTGTAGGTGTGTATTTCTTATCAAAGAGGGTTTTATACATATGTTTTTATGGTCTTGTTGCCTTTTTGTCATTTGAAATCTCTATTAAGGACAATCTGATAGATGTGTATCACCATTAGGacctcaaagcagaaataaatatgaataaaaagagAACTGTGGTAAGAGGAAATAAAGGGAAcaatattaaaaggaaatatatttttaaaaatttggtgtCTATGGCAGTGTTTTTCATCAAGTGTCAGTGAGTCATTTTAATACTATATACTGTCTCTATGACTGAATAAAGGTATTATTATAATGATGAGGTGCTAATTTCATTTGGCTAGAAGTTCTTTTCTAAAAGGTGAAgttagtattattttaaaatgtgtctcctgaaatgactttcaaatttttattttaatttgaaatttatatttgttttcaggaaaaaaatgaggaTATGTTAACCAttaatgtcttttttattatataaataaaatgcttaTAAGCATCTACTTTTTGACATGACTTAAGAAATTGAATCATAACACCTGAGTAAAATTTTTGAACTGGACTTAGCTCATGTGTTCTGTATGTTACAGGATTAGAACAATTAAATATACTCACTTTCTCTGAATTTGAAAACAGAGTAAGAGTTATTTTTAAGACAAGTTTCACTGaagttgaaaattttaattttcggGAAATTAAGCTAATTAATGATCCTGATGGAACATAGTAATCATACTTCTAAGATGTAGAAATGTTGATGCAATCAAaatacaatccatttattggaaaaTGTGTATGAACATTTAACAAAGCATCTGCTTTGTAATATAGAAAAGTTTCTTAGAAAAATATCTTCAGTTTctcaacaaaatatatttatgatgtGTTACTTTCCTagagaaattgattttttttttaaatcctgccTTTTTGGTGTCTTTGGTTGTATTGTGACTCAACAGCTTTATTTAAGAACAGAAAACATCCAACAAAAGACATTGCCTGAAATTATTCTTTACTCTGTAGTTTTATGCTTATAAGCTGAAGTATAAAGTATAAACTTTCTGGAAAATACGTGGTAGTTGGAGCTAATATCAAGCTGTGTCAATAGATGACCAAGATTCCCACTACAATTTTTGAGCTCTTTTTTACATGGCTATTATTTTTAATGGAGCTAGTGTTCATCAATTAGAAGGGAAAATGTCATCCTCAACAGTGGTTAACAATAGTTCCAGCTCATACAAACAATATCTGcacaagaagaaataacaaagagCTTTGTATTTCAAGGCTGGCAGAATTACTTGCTACCTCTCAGGTCATTTTAGGCAATATTCAGTTGTTTTTTTGGTCTGGAGAAATGAGTGGGTCCATCTTAGAACTATTGTGTATTCATCTAATCATTTTTGTACTCCCTGAAATATCAAATATGTCATTACACAATAACATTGCCATGCTTGTTATATAAGTAATTATTTAATTTGCCTGTAAAACAAGTActctaaaatataatttgaagCCTACCCATTTCCTGTTAATTAAAGTAGGaaacatcaaaagcacaatgtTGAAAAACATCAGTGAAAGGAAGAATGTCATTTTTTGAAACAGCTTTAGATTGAATGACCATACATGTCAGTTCTTCCATTCCATCCTTTCTTTCTGCGCATGTGTATTGACCTGCTCTGGGTGGGCCTTGAGTGCCCTTTTactccccacccaacctcctcTCCCTTCTGTAAACTCCATTTACTGCTTGAAACTGCCTtgggaaaataaaaacctttagACTCCTCTTTTGACCTTTGGGAGAGAGCTTCCAGTTGTTATTTTATATTCAGGTGGTATACTCAAATGTTGCCCAATGtaggaaattttcaaatatttaccaacaattaaaaatgattttgtaaaaatatatttaacaaggTCCAGCTTCCCTTTACCATTGTACATCAGATTCATGACTTCTGAATTGGAAGTGGTAGCAGGTGACCCATTAAATAATTGGAGGAACTGTTATGGTAGGCGGTTATCTGCATTCTTGGTCATGATGCTAACCATTTagacccttttttaaaaatagagatcatATTACTTATGACATAAAACTTAAGAACTTGAGGTTTGTCTTTCTTGTCATCTATACCActtctttaattttaaaacaaaattgttcTCATCAAAGTtttcagaatgaaaaagaaatctgCTACTTGACATTTCTGTAAagttcatatttaaaatgaaactttatGACTTTAGCTACATAAATCATATTCTGAATTTTGAACAAATCTAGGAACATCAAAATTCATTTGTAGGGACCACTCATCAGAAACAAATCAACAAATATGGTAGAAATTACATCCATGCTCCCAGAAAACTTAGTATAGTTGTGTGTTTGCAAAGAATCTCAAACTTAGTTCtataatatttcaattttaatagGTTTTGTAAGTTactattttaagaaacaaaaatcaaaatagtttttctttcatttttcctaatTTATTAGGGAAATTCCTCTTTTTTTAGAGTGGCGTAATTAGAGAAgaaatgtatacacatacacacacagtatgTCATACAAGTATGTTATATATCATATACAACATGAATACATTAAGTATGTTATATATGTTATAAAACATGCATGCAATATTAATCTGTAACCTATATATGGTTTTCATAATATATCTTTatttccttatatatatatatgtgtgtgtgtgtatatatatatatatatataaaatacatttttcaaaagaagaatgAACTTTTAAATATCTTCCTGCCATCATAGCTATTCTGACTGCATAGCTTTGGGAAATGTTGGGAGTATATCTTGAAGAATCATTTATGTAGAGAGTTTAGGATTCCCCAGCTATTACTGAAAATGGATGGAATTATTTTCTGTTGTATCTGTACATAAATATCACTAAGGTGTTAATCCAGTACATCTTTACAAAGTGGGAAGTACAAATATTAATCTTTCTAATGAAGAGCCATGCTTTGAGCtgtactcatttttattttgacatacTGCAATATATTTTTACAAAGTTCTTTATAGAGCATGTTAATTGGTGGAAGTAGAAAATGAACTTGTAAAGAAATGTAGAAAAACGTGATATGTATTCCTCTTTTAGCATTACAGGTAACTAAATCTTAaggtcttcattttattttagttctcATTTGAATTAGAGACAATATTTGACatgacatatgtatttttttaaatgtctatttacttagcattttattttattttacaagtgTTTACCTGGTTGCCAGACAGAGGTATGTCGGGAAGAGAGAGTGTGTGTTCTCTCAGCACAGTATCTTGGGGAAGGGACCATTTTCTAATTCTCAGTGGGCCTGTTAGGGCTGTTTTCTTTTCAGAACTTCCCTTTAGACTACGGTTGACTTTGTCTTACATTCACTTTATTTGTATAGTCACTTTATCATACATTTTGTATTTGTGTAcattttcctctcaattttactCATCTTTGAAAATGAGTTAATGAAGTTCAAATTTCTTGTTCCCTAATTTCAGAATTCCTTGTGGAAGGAAACTTAGCTGTTATTAACTTAAAATCCATCTTTTTGCACATGCAAGatatttgtgtgcgtgtgtgtgtgtgtgtgtgtgtgtgtcttatagtttacaCAGTgaaattgcagcactattttctgaaatttttttattctggaGGCCTTAAGACATTTCTGAAGGTGCAATAATCACTATTTGATTATTGCTGCTGATGCCATGGGgataataaaaggaataaatttaCCCTTTATTCCATTAATGTAATGAATATCTCTCCTAGTTCTCTCTGTGACTCACATCGCATGCCTCAGGATCACTGCTAGCTCTGTGTTCATTCACacagtaatggggtttgtcaTGATGGTGCCCAGCTGATAGACCACAACCACGTGTCCTTATTCAGTGAACTTACTCAGTGAATTTGGGAGCAAACCACATCATTGCGAGCATTTTGCCTGGCCTCATGGAAAGGAAAGTAAATCAATTATTTTGCCtgaattatctgaaaaaaaagttGGCCTCTGGGTTGTTAAAACTATTTTAACTGGTCTTTCATTGAAAGAATAGGAATAGTAAAAAGAACATTGACTGAAAAGGAAGTTTTTTCCTTCAGAGCTGTAATAATGATTCCACTCTGCTTTTCCCCCCACTCTCCATATGTCTTGTTTTCTGAATAACTGGCTTCAGCAACTGGATTTGGCAGTGTGGGGTTCAGTTGGACTGAAAAGGAACCTGGGGTGAAATGCCGTCTCCACATTTCTGTGCCTGTTTATACTGCCCCTTGCTTTGGAAGATCCAGTGGAATTTCTGCCCTTCAGTTTTCTCCTTTGAGAGCCAGCCTCTGCTTTGACCTTCTGCCTCTCAACCTTCCAACCCTGTATCTCTATAGAAGGAATAACAATCGACATTAATAAGTGCtactttctatttaatttttggtGTTACTTCCTGCTTCTTAACTAGAATTGAAAGGCTTTTGAGGTTTGGGTCTAACCTTTTGGAGACCTATTACCTACTAGTTCAAGTGCTCAAATGTAGAAATTCTATTTTAATGTGTTCTGATCATGGTGTGAGATGGTCACCTGGAGATATCACCATCATGAGCTCCTTAGCCATGGAACAGAGCCATCACAACATTAGCAATCATCTACTAACCTAAACTTTTGCTTTATTCAGTGTAAGAAAATTGAAATTTGTTATTTGAACATTTTGTCTTTGAATGTACTACAGTCTACccttgttatttttccttttgaactAGGAAGGGTTCTGAGACTTCTCCACTCTTTGATCTGTAACTAATTTGTCTGCAAAAGTTAGAATTAATGGCTACTGATGGCTATTTCCTTAATCAGTTTGCTTTCTGGTAAGGGCTGAGTAAACAGCAGATGCCTCTGAGAAGCATACAGAGATATCTTATAATGTATATGAATCAGCACAGAAATGTAATGCCTTCTCTTTCAAGCTCAGTTCCCTTCTAAATATAAGCACCCCAAGATAGTTGATGACACTCTGTCACTGGAAAATGTTCTATCTCTTACCCACTAAACACTAGCTGGCACTTATTTTTATTCATCTAGGTGCATTCATTTATGCATAAAAtggcattatttaaaaatagtgaGCTATTACCTGTAAATGATATATAAGATAAATGTAATCTCTGTCAGGAAGAAGTTTCCATTCTAAGTGATTAAAAAGGAGATATataagatgtacatatacatgtagATACTTATCTTGGCATGGTGCAATGCCTTTTACTTTTTTGACAAGTTTCTTATGTAAAGAAGATCCAAATCATAAAAAAGAGTGGGAAGAATAGGGAGTGATTATCAGAAattaataatgagaaaaaaatacattgaaagagTAGGATGACGTTGGAATAATGTCAATTAGAATGGGAAGGTTTTGTTCTAAAAGTAAAGATCTTGTGTTTTTGCTTTTGGGTGGACCTGATTCTTCCAtctgcttcattttcttcatttttaagaatAACAGTAATAGTGTTTTTGGAAACCCAAAGTTTTATCAGTAGCATATACTCTCAGGAAATCAAAATGTAAATCAGAGTTCAATTCAATTCAGTAGTTGATGATTTACTACTTGTCATCGACTACAGCAGTAAACATAACTGTCAACTTTCTGATCTTGAAAACCATGGATGCCAGTGGGAGAGGCAGAAAGTaagcacatacatatataatatagttCCACGTAATGGTGGGTGCTACAGACAGAATGAATGAGGGTAAAAAGTGCATTATTTTGGATAGGGGACAGGCAAGGCCTTTTCATGGGgaatatttgaactgattgctaACTAAAAGAATTTTCAATGACTCCTGTGAATATCTAGATGATGAACTTTAGAGGAGCAgagaaaagatatacaaataaatCAGGGTGGGAGGAGGCTTGGTTTATTCCACCTAAAACTACAATTGAAGCAAAGGGATGGAGGGACTTAGCAGCAAATGTTATCAAAAAGACATTATAAGACCCTTGTAAGCATATGAGCATGTTAAGGATAGGATGTGATTACTGGATTAAAATGAGCATAAGCtttgaaacattaaaaatttttaaatggccatTTTAACATTAATTTGTTCCCATATATAAATCTCCATTCTTTATTAGATTCATTATATttacctttatttaaaatttatgccCAATTATTCATGAGCTAttccagaaaaaaatggagtATTTTGTAAGACTACTTGGTTAAATTATTCCTGACAAAATGAAACTAgttcaaatgaaaaaatgaattccATATTTTAGCTGAAAAGACAAAAGTGGTTCTCAATAGATATGGAGCTGTCTGGGAAATGACTAGGGATTATTGTTTATTTTGAATACAGATTTGCCGACTTTCAGTTGTCAATTCCATTGTGAGTGTTCAAAAATATAACATATGCTTTGGATTctaattaaagatttttttcattcctttttctctcacttTGCAGTAGGTACATATATTCAACTTCAGGTGCCTTGTTATTTTTGTgagtttgaaagaaaaaatggcTTACATGTCTTGAAAATTGCCAGAGAATAGGTATTTTTAAACCCAAATTAAATTGGGGCCATGTGTGTAGCAGATGTATCGTGAAAAGTTACAGAGGCAGTGCTTTGTTAAGAATCACCATGCTGGAAAAGTAACACATAATCATGAATGGATAACTGGAAAGAATATGAGTTTATAAAAACAAGAATTGGattaaaagcataaaaaatacaaaaaaattatgtgTTCTTCTCAGATTAGCAACTTGTGAAAATAGTTCCTGAATCTAAGGGAAATCAGGGTGGCATCTCACTTTGGcattttttccattaaaacaaTTGCCCGCCAGATAATTCTGCATCTACCCAGTAGATCTATCCAGAGGCTTGATTTCTGATGGTACAGGCCAGAATTCATGAAGGCCGTCACAAAGGGAAAGTCCAGGTATTTCCTATCCTTTGCATGGGATGAAGTTGCTAATGACAATTATACTCTTACAATTACTAGCCTTTGTTTATTTTAAGTAGGGACCCCGTTTCCTTCCATCTTGCTACAGAAATTGAAGCTATCTAACTCTGTACCATTTTAATACACTTTGGAAGACATCCTTATATATATTGTTTTAGATAACATTTTGGAACTTGTGAAAATGTTTCCTGTTATCAAATgtgtttttaatggaaaaaaacatatatttgtattattaaaTTAAATCAACCCAATAACTATACTACACTACATTAACCCACTACGCTAGACATTTTATTGGGTCAGAAAAGTATGTGCCATATGGACTGTCCCTAATGTCTGATTTTCTGCTTCAGTCTTAAGGTTAATGTCATGGAATTTTGATATGCAGGGATCTCTCAAAATCATCTTGTAAAAACTTCTAAGTTTACACTTGAAGAAACTaggaaacaaaatcacagaaCTAGTTAGTAGAAGAATATAAGCTTCATTTCCTTTGAAGTCTAATACTCTTTAGAACACAATTCACTAGAATTCTTTTCTCTGGATTTCTGTCTCTAATGTATACCAATTCCCATCATTAACTAAAatataataaacaaaacagagcaaCAAAACCAAGTAGTATACATGCAGACCTAAAAAGGCCTATAGATGATTGTGGAGTTATGGAGTAGCCtcataatataattaaaattctgATAATAtcttcatattatatatatttatgtatatagcTAGATTGTTGATTCATAGTTCACCATTATATGATATAGCATATAATTATAGTAATAGTAATATAAAAAATTAGTAATGTAAATAAACTAGTACTGTAGATAAACAAATTCATGTAGTAAGTCTCaattagttatttttcctttggtcATCTGTTACTTGTTATATCTTGTTGAAACTAAAGAAAATTCATTATGAAATTGAAGTTTCAGCTCTGGATTTAGACAACTATCTAAATTATGATTTGCTGATTTAATATCAACAGTGTTGAAAGCAGGCTGTAGAATCATCATCAGATTAGTTTGACTTGTTTTGGTCCAAGGAACAGAAATTCAAAATTTTGGACTATCAGATACATTCATAATTTGCTCCAAAAAATACCATGGTATGTTTTCTTTATCAGATGTAAAGATATGTTAAGATTCAAatgaaaggatattttaaaatattcttcagtTAAACATTGTAACAAGGAATATATTTTGAGGTGGTATTCTCAAACTTATTTAAACAGTGTACTTCTActttgaaaaacataaaatgcCATTTTAATCCCTGAAATTACTGAGAAAAACAACTCCTATaattctcttcaatttttttacAAGTTAATATTCTGGAAAATTAGGAAGTAAGCAGATACTTCTAACACTTTAGGATAAATCTTCAAGATGAAGCTAACTTTATAAATTACAAGGAAGGATCTTACATTTCAGTAGAATGTATTTAAAGGAGCCAAGCCTTTGATACTAAGAGCTTTAAGAGCTAAACCAAGATAAACTGCTTTTGTTTTACTCCAGGTGCACAGAATTTAACTTATTATCCTTTTTCAATGACACACTTCTGTCATTCACCCATTCGTAACCctctttatcattttatttatttaattttaatatgcaaTATAAACAGGTGAATTTGCCCCCAAACTAAAGCTGTATCATTGATATTAACCTACATTTTACCTACCTCTTCTTCCCATTGAGTCCACTATCTTTCCTGCTGGAGATAGCCATTATCCTCTATCCTGTATTTATCATtcttaaaactgtatttttaattgtgagattttgttaattttataaaaGGATATCATGTTGCATGCAATTTCTCAGGCTCTTACATATAATACTATGTCAGCAactttcatccatattgttgccaTGCATTATCATTCATTTTTGGGTTACTATATAATCTCTCATTCCATTATTACTTAACCATGCTCTTGATGATGGCACTCATGTTCATTCTAGCTTTTTTTGGAGAGTATTAATTAATATGTAAATTATTGACGTGTGCAAGTGTCTTTCCTGTTTTACATAACATGGAGTAAAATTGGTGGGTCGTAAGTATAAATGTTCAACTTCTGGAGAGAAAGCCAAATTTTTCATAATTTGCTACATTAATTGACTCTACCATTagccacaaataaataaatcacagttCAAAAAAGATGATTTCTATGAGACAGTGGGATGCAATGGGAAGAGGAATTGCATATGTTTAGATGTAGGttactatgaaaaaaattaagaatgtttTCCCACTGGTATTGCTTTACCTTGatcttttttaaatgagaaattaacATAATTGTAATATCCATAACATGCATTTTATTCAACTCCATGACTTGTAGtcaggttttcttttatttttcaacctGAAAAATTTACTCTGTTAAACatcatgtttatattttcatgtgtGAAATATTAACCTCAACTATATGTTTGAACTCAAGCCAATAATACGAAAACATCAGACCTCAAGATATTGCACAAGGCTTTGGTTTACTGATCCTAGTGAAATTAGGAATGAGGATTGAAGTTGATATTCAATTGGTTTTCTGAtactattttataaaatgttacatATAACTTTTTGCAAAGATGTACAACCAAGAAAATATTCACATCCTCTCCATTCACATTGACTGGTTTATCATATAAACAGCATAAAAAATTATACTAATTTCAAGGCATTTCCTAGGCATTCAGAAGGGGATACATTACTGTGAAATAAGACATGAATAAATGTCAAGAGAAAATTACTTCCACTTCAGGAAATTATtaattatggaaataaaaatgagtatTATTTCCAATCCTTCAGAGATACCcttgcaatttttttaaatgtttgcaatAAGAAGCAATTGTCTTGAAAAGCATAATTAACTTATAGTATATATATGTTGAtctgttgtctttttaaaaaatggagcatTTGTACTTTTGACTTCAAAAATTATATG
This is a stretch of genomic DNA from Manis pentadactyla isolate mManPen7 chromosome 7, mManPen7.hap1, whole genome shotgun sequence. It encodes these proteins:
- the KCND2 gene encoding potassium voltage-gated channel subfamily D member 2, which encodes MAAGVAAWLPFARAAAIGWMPVASGPMPAPPRQERKRTQDALIVLNVSGTRFQTWQDTLERYPDTLLGSSERDFFYHPETQQYFFDRDPDIFRHILNFYRTGKLHYPRHECISAYDEELAFFGLIPEIIGDCCYEEYKDRRRENAERLQDDADTDNTGESALPTMTARQRVWRAFENPHTSTMALVFYYVTGFFIAVSVIANVVETVPCGSSPGHIKELPCGERYAVAFFCLDTACVMIFTVEYLLRLAAAPSRYRFVRSVMSIIDVVAILPYYIGLVMTDNEDVSGAFVTLRVFRVFRIFKFSRHSQGLRILGYTLKSCASELGFLLFSLTMAIIIFATVMFYAEKGSSASKFTSIPAAFWYTIVTMTTLGYGDMVPKTIAGKIFGSICSLSGVLVIALPVPVIVSNFSRIYHQNQRADKRRAQKKARLARIRAAKSGSANAYMQSKRNGLLSNQLQSSEDEQAFLSKSGSSFETQHHHLLHCLEKTTNHEFVDEQVFEESCMEVATVNRPSSHSPSLSSQQGVTSTCCSRRHKKTFRIPNANVSGSHRGSVQELSTIQIRCVERTPLSNSRSSLNAKMEECVKLNCEQPYVTTAIISIPTPPVTTPEGDDRPESPEYSGGNIVRVSAL